In Levilactobacillus yonginensis, a single genomic region encodes these proteins:
- a CDS encoding phage/plasmid primase, P4 family translates to MNEIPSETQELLANYHDKKRLSVVVSKDGNAIDEGLTPIDVNFIEAPDDTTLRDPQALSDFNKELKESLPSWINAYYKVEGKGDPKPVFKVFVSEIVLGDKLIKHDHLTSFPMLKEGAVYLDITGTWRMFKDKEAVTYIESRLTHILKPWGVYNDGNIGRVRRYTQRFMYQANQRDNPFDHANPNLVAFRNGTFNMATGKLESKNPENYLLNGHDYDLDVSGMMTPRTDALLRDMVGNAATFLKEYIGYGFYHSYRPFQKMVFLSGNGGEGKTTFLIDLLAQTLYGADNYAAVPPDELAGNDARFKPAQLYGMEANIVADIPKGYLSNTAVLKKLSGGDSLDAEFKGMQNFTFINYAKMIFSANALPSFTDSSNGMTDRLVLIKFINGNTRTVNKDFWKEHDMQLVKDERSAFVYQCIKAFMAAMKRGSLTETDDMKLARDEWVELNDHFGQFIEEACEIDISKDEGDSSKSVVAEYKAFCSENNYSDKTTAQTITENLKAYGVQKVRSQHGMHDHNFIWRFRGLKLTKSYINPAFEE, encoded by the coding sequence TTGAACGAAATTCCGTCAGAAACTCAAGAATTGCTGGCTAATTACCATGATAAGAAGCGGTTATCCGTAGTTGTATCAAAAGACGGCAACGCCATCGACGAGGGATTAACCCCAATAGATGTAAATTTCATTGAAGCTCCCGATGATACCACTTTAAGAGATCCACAGGCGTTATCTGATTTCAATAAAGAACTCAAAGAAAGCCTGCCATCATGGATTAACGCATATTACAAGGTTGAGGGGAAGGGCGATCCCAAGCCTGTTTTTAAAGTCTTTGTTAGTGAAATAGTTTTAGGCGATAAACTGATTAAGCATGATCATCTAACTAGTTTTCCAATGCTAAAAGAGGGTGCTGTCTACCTTGATATTACCGGGACTTGGCGAATGTTTAAAGATAAAGAAGCCGTTACTTACATTGAAAGCCGCCTGACGCATATTCTAAAGCCGTGGGGCGTTTACAACGATGGAAACATTGGTAGGGTGCGGCGCTACACTCAACGCTTCATGTATCAAGCTAACCAGCGAGACAACCCATTTGACCATGCTAACCCCAATTTAGTTGCCTTTAGAAATGGCACGTTCAACATGGCAACCGGAAAACTGGAATCTAAGAACCCTGAAAACTATTTGCTGAACGGCCATGATTATGACTTAGACGTTAGTGGTATGATGACACCCCGAACAGACGCATTACTTCGAGATATGGTCGGCAATGCTGCCACATTCTTAAAGGAGTATATCGGCTATGGTTTCTACCATAGCTACCGACCGTTTCAAAAAATGGTGTTTCTTAGTGGTAATGGTGGCGAAGGTAAGACAACATTTCTCATTGATCTTCTCGCCCAGACACTTTACGGGGCTGACAATTATGCGGCCGTTCCGCCTGATGAATTGGCTGGCAATGACGCACGTTTTAAGCCAGCACAATTGTATGGCATGGAAGCCAATATTGTTGCCGATATTCCTAAAGGATACCTTAGCAACACGGCTGTTTTGAAGAAGCTAAGCGGGGGGGATAGCCTTGACGCGGAATTCAAGGGTATGCAAAACTTTACCTTTATCAACTACGCCAAGATGATTTTCAGCGCGAATGCCTTACCATCATTTACCGACTCATCCAATGGCATGACGGACCGGCTGGTTCTAATCAAGTTCATCAACGGCAACACCCGAACAGTCAATAAGGATTTTTGGAAAGAACATGATATGCAACTCGTCAAGGATGAAAGAAGCGCATTCGTGTACCAGTGCATTAAAGCATTCATGGCGGCCATGAAACGAGGTTCACTGACTGAAACGGACGATATGAAGCTTGCTCGTGACGAGTGGGTAGAATTGAACGACCACTTCGGCCAATTCATTGAAGAAGCTTGTGAGATTGATATCAGCAAGGACGAGGGCGATTCTAGTAAGAGTGTAGTTGCTGAATATAAGGCGTTCTGCTCAGAAAACAACTACTCCGATAAGACTACCGCACAGACGATCACCGAAAACCTGAAAGCGTATGGGGTGCAAAAAGTTAGAAGCCAGCATGGAATGCACGACCACAATTTCATTTGGCGATTTAGAGGATTAAAGCTCACAAAAAGCTATATCAACCCAGCATTTGAGGAGTAA